One stretch of Cyclopterus lumpus isolate fCycLum1 chromosome 10, fCycLum1.pri, whole genome shotgun sequence DNA includes these proteins:
- the LOC117737526 gene encoding type-2 angiotensin II receptor-like — MAIPSDLFLFNSTSSPYSATEIYLNASLSPPAPHCPGWPPVPMTTVIPALYSVISVLGTVANALAAWVLAHASVSRRTVANTFMLNLCVSDLLFLLTLPLWAVYYSRDYDWPFGQVACKACGALLNLNLYASIFFITCMSIDRYLAIVRPLRSQSARYPKRARLTCLLVWVLACACSAPTLYLRDTYPLEGLGVVACGIDYPDPTWHLTLVWMKIGVAFLLPLFVISCCYGAIGRHLLANTGLPRMHSPSMPSFKSPESKESSKTERPPTPCAWPSSSGGRPLEGRGLERVLWTVAAVVLAFFLCWFPFHCVTFLGVLRMGGWLDSCWVDWTIHNLTPLTLCLGFSSSAFNPVLYCFLGNHFRSRLGGLCKGLCACLKAQGEDHSQKRGSFSTRLSSFSRKLSDLKDLAIVDPGPV; from the coding sequence ATGGCAATCCCAAGtgacctcttcctcttcaactccacctcctccccctatTCAGCGACCGAGATCTATCTGaatgcctctctctccccccctgcTCCCCACTGCCCCGGCTGGCCCCCTGTGCCCATGACCACCGTCATCCCCGCCCTCTACAGCGTCATCTCCGTGCTGGGAACCGTCGCCAACGCCCTGGCAGCGTGGGTGTTGGCCCACGCCAGTGTCTCGAGGAGAACCGTGGCCAACACGTTCATGCTGAACCTGTGCGTGTCGGACCTGCTGTTCCTGCTGACCCTCCCGCTGTGGGCCGTCTACTACTCCCGGGACTACGACTGGCCCTTCGGCCAGGTCGCCTGCAAAGCCTGCGGAGCTCTCCTCAACCTCAACCTCTACGCgtccatcttcttcatcacgTGCATGAGCATCGACCGCTACCTGGCCATCGTGCGTCCCCTCCGCTCCCAGAGTGCGAGATACCCCAAGCGCGCCCGGCTCACGTGCCTCCTGGTGTGGGTGCTGGCGTGTGCTTGCTCGGCCCCCACCTTGTATCTGAGGGACACTTACCCCCTGGAGGGGCTTGGTGTGGTGGCCTGTGGGATTGACTACCCTGATCCTACTTGGCATCTGACCCTGGTCTGGATGAAGATAGGCGTGGCCTTCCTGCTGCCACTGTTTGTCATCTCTTGTTGTTACGGGGCTATTGGCAGACATTTGTTGGCTAATACAGGGCTGCCGAGAATGCACTCCCCCAGCATGCCCTCTTTTAAATCACCCGAGTCCAAGGAGAGCAGTAAAACAGAGAGACCTCCGACCCCATGTGCCTGGCCCAGCTCCAGCGGGGGCAGGCCCCTGGAGGGCAGGGGGCTTGAGCGGGTGTTGTGGACAGTCGCCGCGGTGGTCCTGGCCTTCTTCCTCTGCTGGTTCCCCTTCCACTGCGTGACCTTCTTGGGCGTTCTGAGGATGGGTGGCTGGCTGGACAGCTGCTGGGTGGACTGGACCATCCACAACCTCACACCGCTGACCCTCTGCTTGGGATTCTCCAGCTCGGCCTTCAACCCGGTGCTCTACTGCTTCCTCGGCAACCACTTTCGGAGCCGTCTCGGGGGCCTCTGCAAGGGCCTGTGTGCTTGTCTGAAGGCCCAGGGGGAGGATCACAGCCAGAAGAGGGGCTCCTTCAGCACCAGGCTGAGCTCCTTCTCTCGAAAACTTAGCGACCTGAAAGACCTGGCGATTGTGGACCCCGGTCCTGTctaa